The Halobacillus ihumii genomic sequence GCGTGTCCCCACATCCTTTGTAGATTCAGAAAGCGGTTCCCCTACATTGATCCATTTATTATAACCTTCAACATCTGATACACCCACAGGTTCAATCCCTAATGGCAGCATATGTTCTACATATGTCCACTCCAGAACTACAACCCTTTTCGGAACACCTTGAATCGTTTGCTCCCCCATCCCTGTATCAATTGTTACAGAACGTTCAGGCTCACTTTCCGCTGAACTGTCTTTTACTCCTTGATCACTTTTATTACAAGCTGCCAGTATAGCTAGTATAAATATTACAATAAGCAGACCAAGTTTTTTCATCATTCATCATCCACTCCATTAGCTTATTTCAATCGGATCTAAAAACATTATGTATAATTTCGATCACAATTGATAAGGATTATCATTATCAATTGTGATCATATCCCTATACAGGTCGTTTGTCAACTAATTAAAAAGTCTCTAACTTTGAACAATAAAGTTCTTAGTTAGAGACTTACAACTAAAGTGCTTTTACTAATCCGCCATCGATCACAAGAGATTGTCCTGTCAGATATGTGTTCCCGCCTGAGGCAAGAAATACAACCGCTTTCGCAAACTCCTCAGGTTCTCCATAACGTCCAATCGGTATCGACTGCTCCGCTTTTTCTCTGATTTCTTCAGGCGTTACACCCAATTTATCAGCATTCTTCTCATCAAGTGAAGCTACCCTGTCCGTGGCGATCCTGCCCGGCCCTACTGTATTAATCAAAATATTATCTACTGCCAGCTCCTGGGACAAACTTTTCGATAACCCGACAATCCCCGCTCGGAATGTATTCGATAGGATCAGATTATCCAGTGTCTGTTTAATAGAAGAAGAAGCAATATTGATGATTCTGCCGCTTTGTTGCTTTTTCATAGAAGGAAGTACTTCTCGAATCGTTCGGATAAAACTTAATAAGTTTAATTCAAATGCACGATTCCAATCTTGATCCTCAAAGTCATCGAAAGTTCCGGCTGGCGGCCCTCCCGCATTATTAATTAGCACATCAATTGTTCCATTGTATTCAACAGCTGTTTGTGCTAAACGTTTAATTTGCTCAGGATCCGTTACATCACATACTATGTAATCAACGTGCGTGTTTCCGCTAATTTCCCTAATCTCTTTTTGTGCTTTTTGCAACTCGTCCTCACTTCTGCTTGAGAGTAAGACACGCGCTCCTTCTTTTGCAAACTCTAAGGCGGTTGCTTTCCCCAGTCCTTTACTTGCTGCCGTGATGACAACTGACTTTCCATTTAAATCCAAATCCACCCTTATCCATCCCTTCGCTATGAAATTTCATTTGTCTTAAATTTTTTCCCATAGTTGTATTATACATTCAAGAAATAGAATTTTCAGTCATTAGAAGTTCTAAAAATAGATCCAGCCTCTGTAACTCATGTGGTTACAGGAGGTATTTGCTGGTCAAACAAGACGACAGCAGCTTCTTTTGCTTGATTGCTTCTGATTCCTAATCCCGACGTTCTTGCAACAGTGCCGTAAACCCCTGGACGGCCATCTGGAAACAGAATGATGCTCCCTCCTATAAAATAAATTGACTACGTTATGTCTATTCTCAGCCTGAGAAAATGACTAGACTCCTGTGGTAATGAAAATAGAAGTGTACATTCATTTTCACCAAAAGGAATATCCGATGAAAAAGCAGTTAAAACTGCACCCGCATAAGGTGTGAAAATTAGTTGATAATCTTATAGGTGATGAGCGGAAATATCTAACAAGTTATGTGTACGCCCGTACGATTGAATACCAGAAAACATATTGTAAATAGAAACTATTATAGAAAGGATGAATACAATTGGCAAATCTAACAGAAAGTCAGGCTAACCTATTAAGATTGGCGAATCAACTGTCACAAAGCATCATGACAAGTAGCGTAGATTCAAATTTTTCACTTGATTTACCAGGATTAGATGTCGATGTAGATGTTGACTTAGGAGGAGGCACTACTCCGGACATTCCTACCCCAACACCTCCAACAACGCCTGACACACTAACAGAAGTATTGCTACGACTACGAAACGAACAAGTGGAAATTACTACTCCATTTGGTACTGTTACCGGCACACTATTGGTCGTGGAAAGCGACTATGTCGTGGTAGTGGAAGCTTCTGGAGCTCAAGTACTTGTCCGTATAGAAAAAATTGAACTAGTCAGTGAATTATAAGGGAGGGATATAAATGTTTGAAGCAACCTTTACTGCTGAACTCGCCACTCATGTTGGCGCAAGAGTTGAAGTAGCAACCGATAATAACTTAATTGAAGGTCTTCTCTCAACAGTTACCGAAGATTTGGTTTTAGTTATTGAGGTAGATAGTGGATACGGCGACAATAATAAGCTATATATTTCTGTTGATGCGATCAACTTCGTTCGTTTACTCGTAACAGTATAAAGGATCACAGTCGAGCAGAAATATATGAAGTTAGAAACACCCTGGTTTCAAAAACCAGGGTGTTTTCGTGCTGGTTGCAAAATATCAACAGCCATATTCTCAAGCAACAATTTTTTAAATAATACCCCAGTTCCCAGCATATAGATGTAAAATGAATGAACAAAAAAGGAGTGTCCCAAAAATGCAAATCACTTGAGGGACACTCCTGTGATCATGAAATTGTTCGTGTTCACAGCAAACCAATCAACTTGCTACAGCATTAAGGTTTCTTCCTGCTGACAGCATCACTAATTTTATTGGTGATTCTCAGGGTTTTCATTCCATCCTCCCCTGATACCGTCGGCTCTTTATCAGACTGTATACAGGTTATAAAATCCATTAATTCAACACTTAGCGGCTGAATCGTATCGTCAACTTGTATAAGTTCAGTAATCGTTACAGAACATTCACTCGTATTCTCTTTCATCATACGAGTGATTTTGATTTCCCTATTCAGAAGATCTGCTTCAATTAGTGCATCCTCTGTAAGAATTTGAATCGTTCTTGCTTTACGTTTGGATTTGAAACTTGCCGTAAGCTGTGCTGTCACCCCTCGTGAAAATTCGGTGATCACCACGGCATGTTTTGGGGTGTCTTCCATGACTTTGCCTAAAGCATGGAATTCTACTATTTTATCGTCCAGAAGCTCCTTTAGAATATACAGATCGTGAATCATTAAGTCTTTTACCACATCCACATCTTTGACCCTTTGATTGTATGGACTCATTCTGTGAAAATCGATCGCTATGATGTTCTGACTTTCTACTTCTTTTTTAAGAACTTGAATAAGTGGGTTAAACAGCTCTATGTGCCCTACCTGAAGTTTAACCCCTGCTGTTCTGGCTTTCTTAACTAAATCTTCCGCCTGATTAACCGTACTTGTAATCGGTTTTTCCATTAGCATGTGCACATTGTGCTGAATACAAGTTAACCCAATACCATAATGAAATTCAGTCGGCACAGCAATGCTGACGGCGTCCACTGAGTTTAATAGGTCATTCATAGATTGAAATGGTTTAACCTGGTATTTTTCAGCCATTTGATGACATCGTTCATGATCGTTGTCGTATATCCCGACAAGCTGGCAATGATCATGCATCGACAGATAAGTTCGCACATGATTCTCTCCCATATTTCCTGTTCCAATTACACCGACCTTCATAAAAAATCTCCTCACTCTTATAAATACTAATGTATTCTATGTGCCAGCTATCGAGCGAAATAGACTGTCATAACGGTTACACATAAATTTGGCGTTTGTCCTCCTGGTCAACTGCTAGATTATTTACAAGAGAGGAGATAACGTACGTGATACATGTCTTGTTTATCGCAGAAGATACATCAGCCATGTTACACAGGAACTTTTACTACTTAGAACAGCAACTTGCTAAATCAGTCAACTTAACCGTATGGAGAAAGCCTGGTCATATCGACTACATTTTGAAACAACTGCCTGACCGTCCAGACTTTATCTTACTGCTGCATGATGTGGATCGAAAAATGGCTCCAACGATTAAAGGGCTTTCTACCACCAGCATTCCAACGGGGCTATTTGTAAATGACGTTCACCGTCTTACCAATCTTAGACGAAACTTTATAGCAAAAAATAAGATCGATTATCTGTTTACGATCGTGCGGGACAAATTTACAGAGACCTATCCAGAATTCAAAAATAAAATGGAATGGTTTCCTCATTTTGTTAATACAGAAATATGTAAGGATTATGGATTAGAAAAAGAGATCAACTTGTTAATGATGGGAGCAGTAAACGATGACTATTATCCGTTAAGGAGGAAAATAGTCGAGGCGTATGAAGGAAATGAGGAGTTCGTTTATCATGACCATCCAGGTTATCGACATTTCAACAAGCAAGATGAACATCAGCATTTAATTCGCGATTCGTATGCCCGGGAAATCAACCGATCAAAAATATTTTTAACAACTCCATCTATTTTAAATTACCCTGTCATAAAATATTTCGAAGTGCTTGCCTGCAGAACTCTTCTCCTTGCACCTACCTTTAAAGAATTAGAGGACCTTGGCTTTATTCCGTGGGTCCATTTTGTACCCATCAGTGAAACCAACTTTGAGGAACGAGCAGCCTATTATGTAGCGAATGAAACAGAAAGGCAAACCATTGCTGATCAGGGATACAATTTCATCCGTCAAAAGCATTCCCTTACAGTACGTACTAAACAGCTCGTGGCCCGGTTAGAAGAAATACTTCGCGAATAAGAAGGAGGTTTTTTACGATGTCTAATATTCCTAACAGTGTACAGCTTGGCAACAACGTAGTTATTGAGAAAGACGTGATCATTGGAGAACATGTGGTGATTGGTCATAATACTATTCTGTTAAAAGGCACCCGGATTGGAGATCACGTCACCATCGGCAGCAATTGTGTGCTTGGGATTCAACCTAGCATCAACCAGCGAATGCGTAAAATTGCAAAGATGTACACACAGCTTATCATCGAGTCCGGCACTAGAATCGGTCACGTCGCTTCCATCTACTCAGGTACTCAAGTTGGAAAAAATGTGTTTATTGGAGACCATGCAAGTATTAGGGAGAATGTCTCGGTTGGGGAAGGCTCAGTAGTCGGGAGAGCTGCGATTGTTGAACTAAATACGACTATCGGAAAATCCTGTACTATTCAAACACTGGCTTATGTTACAGGTGATACGATGCTTGAAGATGATGTGTTTATCGGCCCGTGTGTATCGATGTCCAATGATAAATACATGGGGGCTCAAGATTATTCCCTGAAAGGTCCGCATATTAAAAAAGGGGCTAAAATTGGTAACAATGCCTCCCTTTTACCAGGAGTGACAGTTGGCCGCAATACTATTATTGGTGCTGGAGCCGTAGTAACGAAGGATGCGGAAGATAACACTGTGGCTGCAGGTGTTCCAGCTAAAAAAATAAAATCCTAGAGTCAAAATGAGGTGAAATGGATGACATCAGAATCGATTGATGATTTTAAAGTAGTAAAACAGGATCAATTAGAAGCCGTTGGTAAGAAAATAGGTAATGAATTTTATGTCCCTATGGCGTTTCTTGAAAAAGGATTCAGCTTAGAAAAAGTATGGGTTGAAGCGCAGAATTTGTTAAAAGTCAATGTCACCAAAGCAAGATCTTTAGACATTAACCATTATGACTGGAATGGTAATTATCTGCATTATGATTTGAATAAGGTCGAAAATTGGAGCGTATCGTTCGACCAAGAAGGTATTCCTAAAACCATCTACTCTCATGGCACTTACTATAACCCTTCTACAATTGCCCAATATGGTTTGGAGCATTACAGTCTTTATTTAAAGAATAAAGAAGAATCAAATAAAAACAAATTTTTAAAGACTGCTGAATGGTTTATGAAGACACAGGACAGTCGCGGAGGCTGGGCCTACCAGTTTGACCATCATTATTATCCTGAAAGGTTTCCCCCTTTAAAAGCTCCATGGTATTCAGCCATTGGATTAGGAATGGCCATGTCAGTGTTGGCGCGCGCCTCCCATCTTTCAGGAAATAAAAAATATAAGAAAAGTGCCTTGAAGGCAACGTCCATTTTTAAAATTCCTTCCCGCCAAAACGGGGTCCTGGCTAAATTTGAAAACAAGTATTTCTTTTATGAAGAAAGCCCGACCGACCCTCCCAGCTATATATTAAATGGCTTCATGTTTTCGTTAATTGGTTTATACGATCTATGGAGAGCTACCAGCGATAACGGAACTAGAAAGCTGTATGATGAAGGAATCACTTCCTTAAAACGCATGCTTCCTCTATTTGATTTGGGAAACCGAACCGCCTATGACCTTACACATTATACTACGGATGGCGGCTACCCTAACGTTGCAACATGGGGATACCACGTCGGGCATATTCATTTATTGGATGCTCTGAATTCGATCGAAAAAGATCCGAAAATGAATGAAGCATTAACAAGATGGGAGGGTTATTTAAATGGGATAACCAAGTAGCAAAGAAAGGTAAAGGATAGCTGTATATGAGTGAAGCTGCTCGAGAAGGGGTGGGGAATGGTGTCAAAAAGGATCTGCATGGTTGTGGCCTATCATCCGTTTCTAGATGCGAGAATTTTCAGGAAAGAAGCTAAGAGTTTACAAAAAAAAGGATACCATGTAACGATGATTGTTCCGAAAAAGAATGGATATTTATTTGATATTGATGGGACCCCGTTTACAAACCGCTTTAGAAACAAAGTATTTACCCATGAGGGAATAAAAATCGTCACATACAACTGGGAGACCTGCAGAGATCAATTAAGTAAAGTGTTAAGTGATGAAAGTACTTGGGAAAGACAGGGGTTTACCAATCAATTAACACAGCTTGCTATTCAGGAAAATGCAGATATTTACCATACACATGAGTACCTTTCCCTTTTTGCTGGAGTAGGTATAAAACGATTAATGAAGAAAAGAAAAGGTAGAGAGGTGAAATTAATTTATGACAGCCATGAATTAACACCCGATCCTCTGAGCCCTAGATACACAGAGCAGCATAGAAACAAGTTGAAAGAAAGGCTTCTTATTATGCTTGATGAGGTGGATTATTTGATTACCGTTTCAGATTCCATTAAATCATGGTATCTGTCTCACAAACCCCGTCTGCCTGTAGAAGTGATCTATAACTCACCCCCGCTCGCGAAAAACTATCAACCTAAAGAATATAATTCTACTGGATTAACGGTTGGCTATGAAGGAAACATCGATGATAAAAAAGGGATGAAAGAAAAGATGACTGCCATCACAGAGATATGTTCAAAAAAGATAAATTTCCAATTTAAGATTATGGGAGGGAGCCGGTACGATAATCCCTTTGATATCCCGAAACACCTTCAGAGAAACCTATCGTTAACCGGCTGGGTCGATTACCTTGATATTCCTAAGCATATGAAAGATATTGATATTGGCTGGGTTGATTTAGAAAATGTAGAAAGCTCGCTTAATTTCAACTATGCCATGCCGAATAAATTCTTTAGTTATTTGAACAATGGCATTCCCGTTTTAGTCAATAAATGCCATGATATGGAAGTTTTTATAAACAAACATCAGTGTGGGTACGTGATAGATAAAACGAACGTAACTGCTCAAGATTATGCAGATGTTTTACTGGAGCTTAGTAAAAACAAAACCATTTTGAAACAGATGAGCCGCAATGGACGCAAGGTAATGGAAAGCCTGTACTCATGGGAGAGGATGGAAGAACGGTTACGAAACGTTTATCAGCAGCTTCTTGCAAGATAAATTGCCGAACATCTCTCCCCTCTGTAAAAAGAAAGGAAAGATCACTATGAGAGTACTGCATATTTCTTATGGCTCCCCCATGATCGAATTGTGTAAAGCATTACGGTCAAAAGGAGTTCAGGCTACCTCCTGCCACTTTGATGAACATCCTTTTAAATTTCAACCTGATCTATGTTTACAGCTTAATCAACATCCAAAACAGGAACGAGAAACGAGAATAGAAAAGTTCTTACGGGACTCAATCCCAAAGTATGACATCTTCCATTTTCATTTTGGGGAAACATTTTTTCCTGATAAAAGAGACTTGGACATCTTACGGCGTGCTGGAAAGAAGATGGTCGTCCACCATCACGGTTCAGACGTTCGCCTTCTTTCAGCTGCCCGAAAAAATAACCCTTATGTTCAAGTAAAGCCCGAATGGACAGAAGAAAAAATCTATCACAATATAGCCGCTTTATCCAACTATATCGATCATGCAATTGTCCAGGACCCTGAATTGGAAGGATATATTTCAAATTTATATAAACATACCCATGTGATCCCCCATACCATTGACGTACACCAATTCAAACCACAATACCCGGAAGCCAATCAATCCTCTCCCCTTATTGTTCATGCCCCTACTTCACGACAAATTAAAGGAACTGAATTCCTATTAAAAGCCGTGGAGGAGTTACAGCATTCCGGGTTATCTTTTCGCTTTAAATTAGTGGAGGGATTATCCAATGACGAGGCTAAAAACCTGTTTGCGCAAGCAGATATTGTGATCGACCAGTTGAGAATTGGCGCTTATGGTTATGTTAGTTCCGAGGCGATGGCTTTAGGAAAACCGGTTATTTGCTATATAAGAGAAGATCTCGTCGATAAATATCCTGCTGGTTTGCCCATTGTCAATGCAAACCCTGATACAATTCGTTCCGTTTTAGGAAATTTAATTAGAAATCCAAGACTAAGAAGGAATACAGGTTACGAGGGAAGAATGTACGTTATCAAGAATCATATGGCTGAAAAAGTCGTGGAAAGGTATATAGACATTTATAATAAGTTATAAAGCGCCCAGGGGCTTTCTCTTTGGGTAGAATGAATTGTTGGTACACAGCTACTTCCCGTCCATCACCTTAGTTAAAATTTCGACAATAGCGTGTGAAGTTTTCCCATCTCCAAAAAGGGCTGGCTGTTCCTTAGGGGTTCGTATCGTGTCTGCAGTCTTTAAAATTTGCTGTGTGGATGAACCAACTAAGTGATTCCAGCCATGCTTCACCGTTTCTCCCCACTCTGTTTCATCTCTAAGCGTAATACAAGGAACTCGAAGCATGTAAGCCTCTTTTTGCAACCCGCCTGAATCTGTTAAAATCACCTTTGCTTTGGAAGCAATCGCTAACATATCAAGATAATTTAATGGTTCGATTAGTTTAATAGATGGCGCTGAAATCATACTGGTTAATTTAAATTGTTTAATTTTATTTTTTGTTCTAGGGTGCAAAGGGAGAACCACCTCCATTTTCAGTTGTTGTAAAGCTTCAAGGATGGAGCTTAAACGAACAGGGTCATCCGTATTTTCAGCTCGATGAATCGTGGCCAAATGATAGTTGTTTTCTGAAAGCGATAAATCCTTCAGGAGAGAAGACTGCTGCAGTGCATGTGGTTTAAAGTGGGAAACAGATTCATACATAATATCCCCTACCTGATAGACTCCCTTCGTAATTCCCTCACATCTTAAATTATCAATGGCGATATCGGAGGGACAGAACAAGTAGTCCGAGAGATGATCTGTAATCAATCTATTAATCTCTTCGGGCATTTTTTTGTTAAAACTGCGAAGGCCTGCCTCGACATGAGCTACTGGAATATGGAGTTTTGCTGCAGTTAAGCTGCCAGCAAGAGTAGAATTGGTATCTCCGTAGACGAGCACCACATCCGGCTGAACAGTCGTCATAATCTTTTCGAGATCAGACAACATGGCGGCTGTTTGTTTCCCATGAGAACTAGAACCGACCTCTAAATTGTAATCCGGTTTCGGAAGGTTCAGCTGCTCAAAAAAAATGGTCGACATATTATCATCATAGTGTTGACCAGTGTGTACAATGGTTTCTTCTATTTTCGAATGAGATTGTAACGTTTTAGACAACATGCATGCCTTGATAAATTGCGGCCTTGCTCCCACTACGGTTAAGATTTTCATAATATACTCCTCTCAAAACTCTTTCTAGTCAGCTCTTATTTGAGGATTCGCTGTCAACGGCTTATTTCCACCCACTTCACAGTCCTGACAATCCCATCTTTAAACGGTGTTTTCGGGTACTGTCCTACAATGGACTGTAACTTGCTCACATCTCCTCTATGACTATTAACATCAGCCTTTCGATTCGATTTTCTCAAAATTTTCCCTTTAAATTTCATAACATCACTTATCGTTTCTACCACTTGCTCAATCGATAATTGTTGATCAGTTGAAATATTTACAAGATCACCAGGCGCAAGCTTCATAAACACCTCAGACACAATATCGACCGTGTCTTCTACATAGATAAAATCTCTTGTTTGCTTTCCTGATCCATGTATTTCAGGGGATTCTCCTTCAAAGATTTTCTTAATCGTAAGTGGAATGACGCCAGCAAGTGCCCCTTCAAAATTTTGCCTTGGGCCATAATTGTTAAAAGGTCTTACAATAAAAGCATCTAAATCAAACATTTTCACATAGGATTGCAGCATTAAATCTGCTGAAGCCTTTCCTGCCGCATAAG encodes the following:
- a CDS encoding SDR family oxidoreductase; amino-acid sequence: MDLDLNGKSVVITAASKGLGKATALEFAKEGARVLLSSRSEDELQKAQKEIREISGNTHVDYIVCDVTDPEQIKRLAQTAVEYNGTIDVLINNAGGPPAGTFDDFEDQDWNRAFELNLLSFIRTIREVLPSMKKQQSGRIINIASSSIKQTLDNLILSNTFRAGIVGLSKSLSQELAVDNILINTVGPGRIATDRVASLDEKNADKLGVTPEEIREKAEQSIPIGRYGEPEEFAKAVVFLASGGNTYLTGQSLVIDGGLVKAL
- a CDS encoding DUF2642 domain-containing protein; this translates as MANLTESQANLLRLANQLSQSIMTSSVDSNFSLDLPGLDVDVDVDLGGGTTPDIPTPTPPTTPDTLTEVLLRLRNEQVEITTPFGTVTGTLLVVESDYVVVVEASGAQVLVRIEKIELVSEL
- a CDS encoding Gfo/Idh/MocA family protein codes for the protein MKVGVIGTGNMGENHVRTYLSMHDHCQLVGIYDNDHERCHQMAEKYQVKPFQSMNDLLNSVDAVSIAVPTEFHYGIGLTCIQHNVHMLMEKPITSTVNQAEDLVKKARTAGVKLQVGHIELFNPLIQVLKKEVESQNIIAIDFHRMSPYNQRVKDVDVVKDLMIHDLYILKELLDDKIVEFHALGKVMEDTPKHAVVITEFSRGVTAQLTASFKSKRKARTIQILTEDALIEADLLNREIKITRMMKENTSECSVTITELIQVDDTIQPLSVELMDFITCIQSDKEPTVSGEDGMKTLRITNKISDAVSRKKP
- a CDS encoding glycosyltransferase, which gives rise to MIHVLFIAEDTSAMLHRNFYYLEQQLAKSVNLTVWRKPGHIDYILKQLPDRPDFILLLHDVDRKMAPTIKGLSTTSIPTGLFVNDVHRLTNLRRNFIAKNKIDYLFTIVRDKFTETYPEFKNKMEWFPHFVNTEICKDYGLEKEINLLMMGAVNDDYYPLRRKIVEAYEGNEEFVYHDHPGYRHFNKQDEHQHLIRDSYAREINRSKIFLTTPSILNYPVIKYFEVLACRTLLLAPTFKELEDLGFIPWVHFVPISETNFEERAAYYVANETERQTIADQGYNFIRQKHSLTVRTKQLVARLEEILRE
- a CDS encoding acyltransferase, which produces MSNIPNSVQLGNNVVIEKDVIIGEHVVIGHNTILLKGTRIGDHVTIGSNCVLGIQPSINQRMRKIAKMYTQLIIESGTRIGHVASIYSGTQVGKNVFIGDHASIRENVSVGEGSVVGRAAIVELNTTIGKSCTIQTLAYVTGDTMLEDDVFIGPCVSMSNDKYMGAQDYSLKGPHIKKGAKIGNNASLLPGVTVGRNTIIGAGAVVTKDAEDNTVAAGVPAKKIKS
- a CDS encoding D-glucuronyl C5-epimerase family protein, with amino-acid sequence MTSESIDDFKVVKQDQLEAVGKKIGNEFYVPMAFLEKGFSLEKVWVEAQNLLKVNVTKARSLDINHYDWNGNYLHYDLNKVENWSVSFDQEGIPKTIYSHGTYYNPSTIAQYGLEHYSLYLKNKEESNKNKFLKTAEWFMKTQDSRGGWAYQFDHHYYPERFPPLKAPWYSAIGLGMAMSVLARASHLSGNKKYKKSALKATSIFKIPSRQNGVLAKFENKYFFYEESPTDPPSYILNGFMFSLIGLYDLWRATSDNGTRKLYDEGITSLKRMLPLFDLGNRTAYDLTHYTTDGGYPNVATWGYHVGHIHLLDALNSIEKDPKMNEALTRWEGYLNGITK
- a CDS encoding glycosyltransferase, whose product is MVSKRICMVVAYHPFLDARIFRKEAKSLQKKGYHVTMIVPKKNGYLFDIDGTPFTNRFRNKVFTHEGIKIVTYNWETCRDQLSKVLSDESTWERQGFTNQLTQLAIQENADIYHTHEYLSLFAGVGIKRLMKKRKGREVKLIYDSHELTPDPLSPRYTEQHRNKLKERLLIMLDEVDYLITVSDSIKSWYLSHKPRLPVEVIYNSPPLAKNYQPKEYNSTGLTVGYEGNIDDKKGMKEKMTAITEICSKKINFQFKIMGGSRYDNPFDIPKHLQRNLSLTGWVDYLDIPKHMKDIDIGWVDLENVESSLNFNYAMPNKFFSYLNNGIPVLVNKCHDMEVFINKHQCGYVIDKTNVTAQDYADVLLELSKNKTILKQMSRNGRKVMESLYSWERMEERLRNVYQQLLAR
- a CDS encoding glycosyltransferase family 4 protein, with the translated sequence MRVLHISYGSPMIELCKALRSKGVQATSCHFDEHPFKFQPDLCLQLNQHPKQERETRIEKFLRDSIPKYDIFHFHFGETFFPDKRDLDILRRAGKKMVVHHHGSDVRLLSAARKNNPYVQVKPEWTEEKIYHNIAALSNYIDHAIVQDPELEGYISNLYKHTHVIPHTIDVHQFKPQYPEANQSSPLIVHAPTSRQIKGTEFLLKAVEELQHSGLSFRFKLVEGLSNDEAKNLFAQADIVIDQLRIGAYGYVSSEAMALGKPVICYIREDLVDKYPAGLPIVNANPDTIRSVLGNLIRNPRLRRNTGYEGRMYVIKNHMAEKVVERYIDIYNKL
- the wecB gene encoding non-hydrolyzing UDP-N-acetylglucosamine 2-epimerase, translating into MKILTVVGARPQFIKACMLSKTLQSHSKIEETIVHTGQHYDDNMSTIFFEQLNLPKPDYNLEVGSSSHGKQTAAMLSDLEKIMTTVQPDVVLVYGDTNSTLAGSLTAAKLHIPVAHVEAGLRSFNKKMPEEINRLITDHLSDYLFCPSDIAIDNLRCEGITKGVYQVGDIMYESVSHFKPHALQQSSLLKDLSLSENNYHLATIHRAENTDDPVRLSSILEALQQLKMEVVLPLHPRTKNKIKQFKLTSMISAPSIKLIEPLNYLDMLAIASKAKVILTDSGGLQKEAYMLRVPCITLRDETEWGETVKHGWNHLVGSSTQQILKTADTIRTPKEQPALFGDGKTSHAIVEILTKVMDGK
- a CDS encoding dTDP-glucose 4,6-dehydratase, which codes for MKRPSLINSNILIVGGAGFIGSHLVDKMQEEGAAQVVIVDNLFVGRKENIEVALSKGAVLHIDDAENQDALSYIIDVYDIDIVFNCATKALNYSFMNPANAYMTNVLVLKNLLELQRKKAFQTLCHFSSSEAYGSAQYQPMDEKHPLVPTTTYAAGKASADLMLQSYVKMFDLDAFIVRPFNNYGPRQNFEGALAGVIPLTIKKIFEGESPEIHGSGKQTRDFIYVEDTVDIVSEVFMKLAPGDLVNISTDQQLSIEQVVETISDVMKFKGKILRKSNRKADVNSHRGDVSKLQSIVGQYPKTPFKDGIVRTVKWVEISR